In one window of Oncorhynchus gorbuscha isolate QuinsamMale2020 ecotype Even-year linkage group LG23, OgorEven_v1.0, whole genome shotgun sequence DNA:
- the LOC124010525 gene encoding cilia- and flagella-associated protein 221-like isoform X1, whose protein sequence is MHTPSTQKTFLDRTDVIRGVMTWKKFPSAALASLSNSPTLTSSWAPRMSDPFNSDILPTMAPTALNGLPEDMTEELLDGPSESMGVSLTPEFPLPENVPSTPRQLKDDSSKDDRSSLSPCKTPQRMPVSTVNTSRESREQQLELFLKSQTNRLGAKVTARLNHLNIVGKANSPSTPENK, encoded by the exons ATGCACACCCCCAGCACTCAGAAGACATTTTTAGACCGAACA GATGTGATCCGAGGCGTGATGACCTGGAAGAAGTTCCCATCGGCTGCCCTGGCCTCTCTGTCCAACAGTCCCACACTCACCAGTAGCTGGGCCCCGCGCAT GTCTGACCCCTTCAACAGTGACATTCTGCCCACCATGGCGCCCACAGCTCTGAATGGCCTTCCAGAAGATATGACAGAGGAGCTACTGGATGGACC GTCTGAAAGCATGGGAGTATCTCTCACGCCCGAGTTTCCCCTGCCAGAGAATGTACCTTCCACTCCCAGACAGCTGAAAGACGACAGCTCTAAAGATGACAGGAG TTCCCTGAGTCCCTGTAAAACTCCCCAGAGGATGCCTGTCAGTACAGTAAACACCTCCAG GGAATCAAGAGAGCAGCAGCTGGAGTTGTTTCTGAAGTCTCAGACCAATAGACTTGGTGCCAAGGTGACGGCGCGACTCAACCACCTGAATATTGTGGGCAAGGCTAATTCACCCTCTACACCAGAGAATAAATAG
- the LOC124010525 gene encoding cilia- and flagella-associated protein 221-like isoform X2 — translation MHTPSTQKTFLDRTDVIRGVMTWKKFPSAALASLSNSPTLTSSWAPRMSDPFNSDILPTMAPTALNGLPEDMTEELLDGPSESMGVSLTPEFPLPENVPSTPRQLKDDSSKDDRRESREQQLELFLKSQTNRLGAKVTARLNHLNIVGKANSPSTPENK, via the exons ATGCACACCCCCAGCACTCAGAAGACATTTTTAGACCGAACA GATGTGATCCGAGGCGTGATGACCTGGAAGAAGTTCCCATCGGCTGCCCTGGCCTCTCTGTCCAACAGTCCCACACTCACCAGTAGCTGGGCCCCGCGCAT GTCTGACCCCTTCAACAGTGACATTCTGCCCACCATGGCGCCCACAGCTCTGAATGGCCTTCCAGAAGATATGACAGAGGAGCTACTGGATGGACC GTCTGAAAGCATGGGAGTATCTCTCACGCCCGAGTTTCCCCTGCCAGAGAATGTACCTTCCACTCCCAGACAGCTGAAAGACGACAGCTCTAAAGATGACAGGAG GGAATCAAGAGAGCAGCAGCTGGAGTTGTTTCTGAAGTCTCAGACCAATAGACTTGGTGCCAAGGTGACGGCGCGACTCAACCACCTGAATATTGTGGGCAAGGCTAATTCACCCTCTACACCAGAGAATAAATAG